In Clostridiaceae bacterium, the following are encoded in one genomic region:
- the sigE gene encoding RNA polymerase sporulation sigma factor SigE codes for MNFNKKLQYNLRIKLITFLSKIGIYKKLPIFYIGGSEALPPPLSNEEENYLLAKLEESDLGVKTILIERNLRLVVYIARKFENTGVGVEDLVSIGTIGLIKAINTFNPSRNIKLATYASRCIENEILMYLRRSNRIKTEISIDEPLNIDWDGNELLLSDILGTENDIVYRNIEDEVDKELLDSAMDKLSNREKKIMELRFGLANGEEKTQKEVADMLGISQSYISRLEKRIINRLKKEITRMI; via the coding sequence ATGAATTTTAACAAAAAGCTACAGTATAATTTACGTATTAAACTGATAACTTTCTTGTCAAAAATCGGTATTTATAAAAAACTCCCGATATTTTATATAGGTGGAAGCGAAGCATTACCTCCTCCATTAAGTAATGAGGAGGAAAACTATTTATTGGCAAAACTTGAAGAAAGCGATTTAGGAGTAAAGACAATATTAATTGAAAGGAACCTGAGATTAGTGGTATATATTGCAAGAAAATTTGAAAACACAGGTGTTGGAGTGGAGGACCTTGTTTCTATTGGAACAATTGGTTTAATAAAAGCAATAAATACCTTTAATCCTTCGAGAAATATTAAGCTGGCTACATATGCTTCAAGATGCATTGAAAATGAAATTTTGATGTACCTGAGAAGAAGTAACAGGATAAAAACTGAAATATCAATTGATGAACCCTTAAATATTGATTGGGATGGTAATGAGCTTCTTTTATCAGATATATTAGGAACCGAAAATGATATTGTATACCGGAACATAGAAGACGAGGTTGATAAAGAGCTTCTGGATTCAGCTATGGATAAACTGTCCAACAGGGAAAAGAAAATAATGGAGCTTAGATTCGGCCTGGCTAATGGGGAAGAAAAGACTCAAAAGGAAGTTGCAGACATGTTGGGAATATCCCAATCCTATATATCCAGATTGGAAAAAAGAATCATAAACAGATTGAAAAAAGAGATAACAAGGATGATTTAA
- the sigG gene encoding RNA polymerase sporulation sigma factor SigG, with amino-acid sequence MLTNKVEICGVNTSKLPVLTNEQKKALFERMHKGDNSAREEFINGNLRLVLSVIQRFNNRGEHVDDLFQVGCIGLIKAIDNFDVSQNVKFSTYAVPMIIGEIRRYLRDNNSIRVSRSLRDVAYKALQVKEKLTSMNSKEPSIEDIANELNVPKEDVVLALNAIQDPISLFESVYHDGGDAIFVMDQVSDEKNMDENWLEGISIKEAMRKLNDREKLILNLRFFEGKTQMEVAEEIGISQAQVSRLEKTALAHMRKHI; translated from the coding sequence ATGCTTACCAATAAAGTTGAGATATGTGGAGTTAACACTTCAAAACTGCCGGTTTTAACGAATGAACAGAAAAAAGCCTTATTCGAAAGAATGCATAAAGGCGATAACTCGGCAAGAGAAGAGTTTATCAATGGAAACCTCAGATTGGTTTTGAGTGTTATACAAAGATTTAACAACAGAGGTGAACATGTTGATGATCTTTTTCAAGTCGGGTGCATTGGTCTTATAAAAGCAATTGATAATTTCGATGTTTCACAGAATGTTAAATTTTCAACATATGCAGTACCCATGATCATCGGTGAAATAAGAAGATATCTGAGGGACAATAACTCGATAAGAGTTAGCCGTTCTTTAAGAGATGTTGCCTATAAAGCCTTACAGGTAAAAGAAAAGCTTACCAGTATGAATTCAAAGGAACCTTCAATAGAAGATATCGCAAATGAATTAAATGTGCCCAAGGAAGACGTGGTTCTTGCATTAAATGCCATCCAGGATCCAATTTCTTTATTTGAATCCGTATACCATGACGGAGGAGACGCCATTTTTGTAATGGATCAGGTTAGTGATGAAAAGAATATGGATGAAAACTGGCTTGAAGGTATATCAATTAAAGAAGCAATGAGGAAACTAAACGATAGGGAAAAACTCATATTAAATTTACGTTTCTTTGAAGGAAAAACACAGATGGAAGTAGCTGAAGAAATAGGAATTTCGCAGGCTCAAGTTTCACGGTTGGAAAAAACAGCCCTTGCCCACATGAGAAAGCATATATAA
- a CDS encoding YlmC/YmxH family sporulation protein codes for MNRTADLKNKEIINISDGRRLGFVSDVEINFENGTIEGLVILGGGRLFGFIGRENELVIPWDKIKKIGEDIILVDMDERFIRKYFDCY; via the coding sequence ATGAACCGTACTGCTGATCTGAAAAATAAAGAAATCATCAATATCTCAGATGGCAGGAGACTTGGGTTTGTCAGTGATGTAGAAATTAATTTTGAAAATGGTACCATTGAAGGGCTTGTAATCCTAGGGGGAGGAAGGTTGTTTGGATTTATCGGAAGAGAAAATGAATTAGTCATTCCCTGGGATAAAATTAAAAAAATTGGTGAAGACATTATTTTGGTTGATATGGATGAAAGATTTATCAGAAAGTATTTCGACTGCTATTAA
- the nrdR gene encoding transcriptional repressor NrdR codes for MKCPFCGHEEDRVIDSRPTDEGTSIRRRRECTNCLKRFTTYEKVENLPLIVIKKDKTRQIFSREKILNGLLRACEKRPVSISDLEKLVDEIESKIYNSLQKEITSQAIGEMVMAGLKKLDEVAYVRFASVYRQFKDINTFMEELRKLLDEK; via the coding sequence ATGAAATGTCCGTTTTGCGGTCATGAAGAAGACCGTGTAATTGATTCAAGGCCAACTGATGAAGGTACTTCTATAAGAAGGCGCAGGGAATGTACCAACTGTTTAAAAAGGTTTACAACTTATGAGAAAGTAGAAAACCTTCCTCTTATAGTCATTAAGAAAGATAAAACCAGGCAGATTTTTAGCAGGGAAAAGATATTAAACGGGCTTCTTAGGGCCTGTGAAAAAAGGCCTGTGTCAATTAGTGATTTGGAAAAGCTTGTAGACGAAATCGAAAGCAAAATATATAACTCATTGCAAAAAGAAATCACATCTCAGGCAATCGGAGAAATGGTAATGGCAGGATTAAAAAAGCTCGATGAAGTGGCATATGTTAGGTTTGCATCAGTTTACAGGCAGTTTAAGGATATTAATACATTCATGGAGGAACTAAGAAAACTCCTTGACGAAAAATAA
- a CDS encoding YifB family Mg chelatase-like AAA ATPase, whose protein sequence is MISKLLSCGLIGIEGHIIQVEIDISGGIPSFEIVGLADAAVKESKERVRAAIKNSGFIFPSKKIIVNLAPADIRKEGSCFDLPIALGILISTGQVNSPEPGNYLFTGELSLDGQVRQVKGILPMAVTALKNGIKNLVVPTVNADEAAVVNGLNVLPVNSLLEIASHLNMEYTIQPHIVDIESIFNKSVYYELDFADVKGQANAKRALEVAVSGGHNILMIGSPGCGKTMLARRLPTIMPPLTFEESLEVTKIYSITGMLPPGTSLVTTRPFRSPHHTISKISLAGGGKIPKPGEISLSHHGVLFLDELPEFNSETLEVLRQPLEDGFVTISRINTSITYPAMTTLVCAANPCKCGNYLDSTKECTCTSREVRQYISRISGPLLDRIDIQIEIPSVKYDELDSTKKEEPSHIIRDRVKKAREIQQERYKGTNIYSNSQLLPSMLNKYCRLDPKGREILRNAFEKLGMSARAHHKILKIARTIADMEGSISIKPKHLAEAIQYRSLDRKYWS, encoded by the coding sequence ATGATTTCAAAATTGTTAAGTTGCGGGCTTATAGGTATTGAAGGACATATTATACAAGTAGAGATTGATATTAGTGGCGGAATCCCTTCTTTTGAAATAGTTGGGCTGGCAGATGCAGCTGTAAAGGAATCAAAAGAAAGAGTAAGGGCTGCAATAAAAAATTCAGGTTTTATTTTCCCTTCAAAAAAAATAATCGTTAATCTTGCTCCTGCAGATATAAGAAAAGAAGGTTCTTGCTTTGACCTGCCTATAGCGTTAGGAATTCTCATTTCAACAGGACAAGTAAATAGCCCTGAACCTGGAAATTATTTGTTTACAGGTGAATTATCCCTTGACGGACAGGTCCGTCAGGTTAAGGGTATACTTCCAATGGCTGTAACCGCATTGAAAAATGGAATCAAAAATCTGGTAGTTCCTACTGTTAATGCTGACGAAGCTGCAGTTGTAAATGGGTTGAACGTACTTCCTGTTAATTCTCTTTTGGAAATAGCAAGCCATTTAAATATGGAATATACTATACAACCACATATAGTGGATATAGAGTCCATTTTTAATAAATCAGTTTATTATGAACTTGATTTTGCAGATGTGAAAGGTCAGGCTAATGCAAAAAGAGCTCTTGAAGTGGCTGTTTCAGGTGGGCATAACATTCTTATGATTGGTTCTCCCGGCTGCGGGAAAACCATGCTGGCAAGGCGCCTGCCTACCATAATGCCTCCCCTGACTTTCGAGGAATCCCTGGAGGTTACGAAAATTTACAGCATTACCGGAATGCTTCCTCCAGGGACTTCGTTAGTAACTACCCGTCCCTTCCGCTCTCCTCATCACACTATTAGTAAAATCAGCCTGGCAGGTGGAGGAAAAATTCCAAAGCCAGGCGAGATAAGCCTTTCTCACCATGGGGTGTTATTTCTTGATGAACTACCTGAGTTTAACAGTGAAACCCTTGAAGTCCTCAGGCAGCCGCTTGAGGATGGGTTTGTTACCATTTCAAGGATAAATACCAGTATTACATATCCTGCCATGACTACATTAGTGTGCGCTGCAAATCCATGCAAATGCGGAAATTATCTTGACAGCACAAAGGAATGTACTTGTACCTCCAGGGAAGTAAGACAATATATTTCCAGAATCAGCGGTCCTCTTCTCGACAGGATTGATATTCAAATAGAGATTCCTTCGGTAAAATATGATGAGCTAGACAGTACAAAAAAAGAAGAACCTTCCCATATAATAAGGGATAGGGTAAAAAAGGCCAGAGAAATTCAACAGGAAAGATATAAGGGTACAAACATATATTCAAATTCACAATTACTTCCTTCCATGTTGAATAAGTATTGCAGGCTGGACCCAAAAGGAAGAGAAATTCTGAGAAATGCTTTTGAAAAGCTTGGTATGAGTGCAAGGGCACATCATAAAATACTAAAAATCGCAAGAACCATAGCGGATATGGAGGGAAGTATTTCTATTAAACCAAAACATCTGGCAGAGGCCATTCAATACAGAAGTCTGGACAGAAAATATTGGAGTTGA
- the dprA gene encoding DNA-protecting protein DprA produces the protein MNQDIIYWVWLSSLLQISPRKKIELIQYFKEPQYIWHSRNEDLKNLPFISESMFKQLTDPEPRKKVDKLIEIIYREDIHIYRYNYDKSYPDILYNMYDPPLILYSKGCINLNEMAVAIVGARKATSYGLKTAEKFAFELASYGITVISGMARGIDSQAHIGALKAGGKTIAVLGCGLDIVYPPENRQLMENIINNGAVVSEYPPGTQPLPYNFPARNRIISGLSHGVVVVEAASKSGSLITADFALEQGKEVFAVPGNINNINSRGTNKLIKEGAKLVSDVEDILEEIIEFSVQKIPEKKRKNLIYSSIYKELNTVEKSILKELKYEPLHIDRIAEKCNISIQDANVLLTTLELKGIIEQLPGKVFCISQ, from the coding sequence ATGAATCAGGACATTATATACTGGGTATGGTTATCATCCTTGCTCCAAATAAGTCCCAGGAAAAAAATAGAATTAATACAGTACTTCAAAGAACCTCAATATATTTGGCATTCAAGAAATGAGGATTTAAAAAACCTACCTTTTATCTCAGAAAGTATGTTTAAACAGCTTACAGACCCTGAACCCAGGAAAAAGGTTGATAAACTGATTGAAATTATATACAGGGAAGATATACATATTTATAGGTACAATTACGATAAATCTTATCCGGATATACTATATAACATGTATGATCCTCCTTTAATACTTTATTCAAAAGGTTGTATAAACCTGAACGAAATGGCGGTTGCAATTGTAGGTGCAAGAAAAGCTACCTCCTACGGACTTAAAACTGCTGAGAAATTTGCCTTTGAGCTTGCATCTTATGGTATAACAGTAATTAGTGGCATGGCAAGGGGAATTGACTCCCAGGCACATATAGGTGCCCTTAAAGCTGGTGGAAAGACAATTGCGGTTCTAGGATGCGGGCTTGATATAGTGTATCCTCCTGAAAACAGGCAGTTAATGGAGAATATTATCAATAACGGGGCGGTTGTTTCTGAATATCCTCCTGGTACTCAGCCATTGCCATATAATTTCCCGGCAAGGAACAGAATAATAAGTGGCTTAAGCCATGGTGTGGTTGTAGTTGAGGCAGCCAGTAAAAGCGGTTCACTTATAACTGCAGATTTTGCTCTGGAACAGGGAAAAGAGGTTTTTGCAGTGCCGGGAAATATTAATAATATTAATAGCAGGGGCACTAATAAATTAATAAAGGAAGGAGCAAAACTGGTAAGTGATGTAGAAGACATCCTGGAAGAAATAATAGAATTCAGTGTACAAAAAATTCCTGAAAAAAAGAGGAAAAACCTAATTTACAGTAGTATTTATAAAGAGTTAAATACTGTAGAAAAAAGTATTTTAAAAGAATTAAAATATGAACCTCTTCATATAGATAGAATTGCAGAAAAATGCAATATTAGTATTCAGGATGCCAATGTTTTGCTTACAACGCTGGAATTAAAAGGAATTATAGAGCAATTGCCTGGGAAGGTTTTCTGCATTAGTCAATAA
- the topA gene encoding type I DNA topoisomerase: protein MANNLIIVESPAKAKTLSKFLGKEYKIEASVGHVRDLPKSQMGIEIENNFKPKYITIRGKGDILNKLKKEAKNAKRIYLATDPDREGEAISWHLTKLLSIDESEKCRITFNEITKNAVKNAIKSPRQIDMDLVDAQQARRVLDRLVGYKISPLLWKNVRKGLSAGRVQSVATRIICDREEEIENFVPEEYWTLAVLLAKEGSKNTFEARFHGRTDEKIELKDEEQVKKIMADLEGADYIVSKVKKGEKKKTPPPVFTTSTLQQEASRKLGFSTKKTMMVAQQLYEGIEIKDMGALGLVTYIRTDSIRISDEAVKEAAQIIKSRFGDDYLPKEARVYKNKSNAQDAHEGIRPTNVALHPDSIRDSLSNDQYKLYKLIWERFLSSQMAQAVYDTLTVEITAGDYIFKAVGSTVKFPGFMAVYTEDRDDGQEEENTNIPSLEEKEKLNLKKIDPKQHFTQPPLRYTEATLVKALEEKGIGRPSTYAPTITTILSRGYVVKEKKYLKPTELGKIVNDIMKKYFKDIVDIEFTAQMEEKLDAIEEGEKDWVTVIKEFYDSFVQDLKEAEETIGKVEIKDEETDIICEKCGRKMVIKQGKYGKFLACPGFPECRNARPIFEEAGVNCPLCSGKVLIKKTKKGRKYLGCERYPECSFMTWDMPAGKNCPKCGNFLVKKSSGKNGTLKCSNEACDYVTDEKN, encoded by the coding sequence ATGGCAAACAATTTGATAATAGTAGAGTCTCCTGCGAAAGCAAAAACTTTAAGCAAATTTTTAGGAAAAGAATATAAAATAGAGGCTTCAGTGGGACATGTTAGGGATTTGCCAAAAAGTCAGATGGGAATTGAAATTGAAAATAATTTCAAACCCAAGTATATTACCATCAGAGGCAAGGGCGATATATTAAACAAATTAAAAAAAGAAGCCAAAAATGCTAAAAGAATATATCTTGCTACCGACCCTGACAGGGAAGGTGAAGCTATATCATGGCATCTCACAAAATTATTGAGTATTGATGAATCTGAAAAATGCAGAATAACTTTTAATGAAATTACCAAAAATGCTGTAAAAAACGCCATTAAATCTCCAAGACAAATTGATATGGATCTAGTTGATGCACAGCAAGCGAGAAGAGTGCTTGACAGGCTGGTTGGATATAAGATCAGCCCACTTTTATGGAAGAATGTTCGTAAAGGGTTAAGTGCAGGCAGAGTTCAGTCTGTAGCCACAAGGATTATTTGTGACAGGGAAGAGGAAATTGAAAATTTCGTACCTGAGGAATACTGGACACTGGCTGTATTATTGGCCAAAGAAGGAAGTAAAAATACCTTTGAAGCCAGGTTTCATGGCAGAACTGATGAAAAAATTGAACTTAAAGATGAAGAACAAGTTAAAAAAATAATGGCTGACTTAGAAGGAGCCGATTATATCGTCAGTAAAGTAAAAAAAGGTGAAAAGAAGAAAACACCTCCACCTGTTTTTACAACAAGTACCCTCCAGCAAGAGGCTTCAAGAAAACTAGGTTTTTCAACCAAAAAAACCATGATGGTTGCCCAGCAGTTATATGAGGGAATAGAAATAAAGGATATGGGAGCCCTGGGTTTAGTTACTTATATCCGTACAGATTCTATCAGGATTTCCGATGAGGCAGTTAAGGAGGCCGCACAAATAATTAAAAGCAGGTTTGGAGACGATTACCTGCCCAAAGAAGCAAGAGTATATAAAAACAAGAGCAATGCCCAGGATGCTCATGAAGGAATACGCCCTACCAATGTTGCATTGCATCCTGATTCAATCAGGGATTCTCTCAGTAACGATCAATATAAATTGTATAAGCTTATATGGGAAAGGTTTCTATCAAGCCAAATGGCACAAGCTGTTTATGATACACTGACAGTTGAGATTACTGCAGGAGATTATATTTTCAAAGCGGTTGGATCAACAGTAAAATTCCCTGGTTTTATGGCTGTATATACTGAAGACAGGGATGATGGACAGGAAGAAGAAAATACAAATATACCTTCTCTAGAAGAGAAAGAAAAACTTAATCTCAAAAAAATTGATCCTAAACAGCATTTTACTCAGCCACCTTTAAGATATACAGAAGCAACTTTAGTAAAAGCGCTGGAAGAAAAAGGTATAGGCCGGCCAAGCACTTACGCTCCTACTATAACAACAATATTGTCGCGAGGATATGTCGTCAAAGAAAAGAAATACTTAAAGCCTACTGAATTGGGCAAAATTGTTAATGATATAATGAAGAAATATTTTAAAGATATAGTGGACATTGAGTTTACTGCACAGATGGAAGAAAAACTTGATGCAATTGAAGAAGGAGAAAAGGATTGGGTTACTGTAATTAAAGAATTTTATGACAGTTTTGTACAAGATCTTAAAGAAGCAGAGGAAACGATTGGAAAAGTAGAAATAAAGGACGAGGAAACTGACATAATTTGTGAGAAATGCGGAAGAAAAATGGTAATAAAGCAAGGCAAATATGGTAAATTCCTTGCTTGTCCTGGATTTCCCGAATGCAGAAATGCCAGGCCAATTTTTGAAGAGGCAGGGGTTAATTGCCCGTTATGTTCTGGCAAGGTACTTATCAAGAAAACAAAGAAAGGCCGAAAGTACCTAGGTTGTGAGAGATATCCGGAATGCAGTTTTATGACCTGGGATATGCCTGCAGGCAAAAATTGCCCTAAATGTGGTAATTTTCTTGTTAAGAAGTCCTCAGGTAAAAATGGGACATTGAAGTGCAGCAATGAAGCATGTGATTATGTAACAGATGAAAAAAATTAA
- a CDS encoding methylenetetrahydrofolate--tRNA-(uracil(54)-C(5))-methyltransferase (FADH(2)-oxidizing) TrmFO: MPDYINVIGAGLAGCEAAWQIAKRGIKVKLYEIKPKQFTPAHHSPDFAELVCSNSLRADSLENAVGLLKEEMRLLDSIIIKCADITKVPAGGALAVDRYRFSRIITEKIKNHKNITVINEEVTNIPDNAITVIATGPLTSAALSRHISEFIGHDYLYFYDAAAPIVTSESINMKKAFLAARYGKGQEDYINCPMNKDEYDLFYKELVNAERVQMKKFEKEILFEGCMPVESLADRGYDTLRFGPMKPVGLIDPATGKIPYAVVQLRQDNSEGTLYNIVGFQTRLKWPEQKRVFRLIPGLENAEFVRYGVMHRNTFINSPLLLDQTYNMVKRPNIYFAGQITGVEGYVESASSGLVAGINAIFKYTGKSPLVFPGNTAIGALSRYISKSSIKDFQPMNINFGLIDDGDLKIKDKKNKKLEISKRALDEIKKIISTHNL; this comes from the coding sequence ATGCCGGATTATATAAACGTAATTGGTGCCGGGCTGGCTGGTTGCGAAGCTGCCTGGCAGATAGCCAAAAGAGGAATTAAAGTAAAGCTGTATGAAATTAAACCAAAACAATTTACTCCAGCTCACCACAGTCCGGATTTTGCCGAGTTGGTTTGCAGCAACTCTTTAAGGGCTGATTCTTTAGAAAACGCAGTGGGGTTGTTAAAAGAAGAAATGAGGCTTTTGGATTCGATTATCATTAAATGTGCCGACATTACCAAAGTTCCGGCTGGTGGTGCTTTAGCAGTAGACAGATATAGATTTTCCAGGATTATTACTGAAAAGATTAAGAATCATAAAAATATTACCGTTATAAATGAAGAAGTTACAAATATACCGGATAATGCAATCACGGTAATAGCTACCGGACCTCTGACTTCTGCTGCCCTGTCCCGGCATATATCAGAATTTATAGGACATGATTATTTATATTTTTATGATGCTGCAGCACCTATTGTAACAAGTGAATCAATAAATATGAAAAAGGCTTTCCTGGCTGCACGCTATGGTAAGGGACAGGAAGATTATATTAACTGCCCTATGAACAAAGATGAATATGATTTGTTTTATAAAGAGCTTGTCAATGCAGAAAGAGTTCAGATGAAAAAATTTGAAAAAGAAATATTATTTGAAGGATGTATGCCTGTAGAAAGCCTTGCTGACAGAGGTTATGATACATTAAGGTTTGGACCAATGAAACCTGTTGGCTTAATAGACCCTGCAACAGGAAAAATTCCTTATGCTGTAGTTCAGCTAAGGCAGGACAACTCCGAAGGAACACTATATAATATTGTAGGTTTTCAAACCCGTTTAAAATGGCCTGAACAAAAAAGAGTATTTAGACTTATCCCCGGGCTTGAAAATGCAGAGTTTGTAAGATATGGTGTAATGCATAGGAATACTTTTATTAATTCACCATTGTTACTGGACCAGACTTATAATATGGTTAAGAGGCCTAATATCTATTTTGCAGGACAAATTACCGGGGTTGAGGGTTATGTAGAATCAGCATCTTCCGGCCTTGTGGCTGGAATAAATGCAATTTTTAAATATACTGGAAAGAGTCCCCTGGTATTTCCAGGCAATACTGCTATTGGTGCCTTGAGCAGATACATATCAAAATCTTCCATTAAGGATTTTCAACCAATGAACATTAATTTTGGGCTTATAGATGATGGCGACTTGAAAATAAAGGATAAAAAAAATAAAAAGCTTGAAATCTCCAAACGTGCTTTAGACGAAATTAAAAAAATTATTAGTACACATAATCTGTAG
- the flgB gene encoding flagellar basal body rod protein FlgB, with protein sequence MIRGLFNNTRIIEKALDASFLRNEIISHNIANVDTPGYKRYSVQFEEILNGNMEARISGLRTNDVHIPIGKDRKEDIQPKVIRDNRESSMRIDGNNVDIEKEMAEMAKNSIKYQIMIQNINSSFRRLKNVINEGR encoded by the coding sequence ATGATACGTGGTTTATTTAATAATACCAGGATTATAGAAAAAGCATTAGATGCTTCTTTCCTGAGAAATGAAATTATTTCACATAATATTGCAAATGTTGATACTCCAGGATATAAAAGGTATTCTGTTCAATTTGAAGAAATATTGAATGGTAACATGGAAGCAAGGATATCAGGATTAAGAACAAATGATGTTCATATTCCTATAGGAAAAGACAGGAAAGAAGATATACAACCAAAAGTAATAAGAGACAACAGGGAATCAAGCATGAGAATAGATGGAAATAATGTGGATATTGAAAAAGAAATGGCTGAAATGGCTAAAAACAGCATTAAATATCAAATTATGATACAAAATATCAATTCCAGCTTCAGAAGACTTAAAAATGTGATTAATGAAGGGAGATGA
- the flgC gene encoding flagellar basal body rod protein FlgC, with translation MGFLDSLDIGASALTAQRLRMDIIAQNIANVNTTRTENGTPYKRKTVVFEERNSKESFSSLLSSGNQGNLTGKGVKVSGIVEDNSPFKRVYEPGHPDANEEGYVLMPNVDIVTEMVNMISASRVYEANVTSINTAKSMALKALEIGR, from the coding sequence TTGGGTTTTTTGGATTCATTGGATATAGGAGCTTCTGCATTAACAGCTCAGAGGCTCAGGATGGATATAATAGCTCAGAATATTGCTAATGTTAATACCACAAGAACAGAAAATGGTACACCTTATAAAAGAAAAACAGTAGTTTTTGAAGAAAGGAATTCAAAGGAATCCTTTTCAAGCCTTTTATCTTCCGGTAACCAAGGAAATCTTACTGGTAAGGGAGTTAAAGTGTCAGGTATTGTGGAAGACAACTCACCCTTTAAAAGAGTATATGAACCGGGACATCCTGACGCAAATGAAGAAGGATATGTACTTATGCCAAATGTAGATATTGTTACAGAAATGGTTAATATGATATCCGCATCAAGAGTATATGAAGCCAATGTAACTTCAATTAATACAGCCAAGAGCATGGCACTGAAAGCACTCGAAATAGGAAGATAA
- the fliE gene encoding flagellar hook-basal body complex protein FliE, with amino-acid sequence MAINLVTQQLGNQVSSVSNSKVSSKNSVGNDNSFQTIFNDVLNKTNSLILESEKLTKEASLGNIDNIHQVLIASEKADIALQLTLQIRNKVLDAYNDIMRMQI; translated from the coding sequence ATGGCTATAAACCTTGTGACACAGCAGTTAGGTAATCAGGTATCATCTGTAAGTAATAGTAAAGTCAGTTCAAAAAACAGCGTAGGAAATGACAATAGCTTTCAAACAATATTCAATGATGTATTAAATAAAACAAATTCACTCATTCTCGAGTCAGAAAAACTAACAAAGGAAGCTTCACTGGGTAATATTGACAACATTCATCAGGTTCTTATTGCTAGTGAAAAGGCGGATATTGCCTTGCAGCTTACTTTACAAATACGAAATAAGGTTTTGGATGCTTACAATGACATAATGAGAATGCAAATTTAA